In Xyrauchen texanus isolate HMW12.3.18 chromosome 27, RBS_HiC_50CHRs, whole genome shotgun sequence, one genomic interval encodes:
- the LOC127621297 gene encoding small serum protein 2-like isoform X2, translating into MGFLALGLVFCAFVSLSDSYCFFSAPTLGAKHCVDGNDNSLHLPGTTWTSSGCLRCTCFKNNDMRCCDRMGRAFTETEGCIVKYDYRTCTFEVVHEKDSTIKCKYGAVGK; encoded by the exons GGATTTTTGGCTCTGGGTTTGGTCTTTTGTGCCTTTGTTTCTTTAAGCGATTCTTACTGTTTCTTTTCCGCTCCAACATTag GAGCGAAACACTGTGTTGACGGTAATGATAATTCATTGCATTTACCGGGAACTACCTGGACAAGCAGCGGATGTCTCAGATGTACATGcttcaaaaataatgatatgAGATGCTGTGACAG GATGGGCAGGGCTTTTACCGAAACGGAAGGCTGCATTGTGAAGTATGATTACAGAACCTGCACATTTGAAGTTGTTCATGAAAAAGACAGCACCATTAAGTGTAAATATGGGGCCGTTGGAAAGTAA
- the LOC127621297 gene encoding small serum protein 2-like isoform X1, protein MGFLALGLVFCAFVSLSDSYCFFSAPTLGAKHCVDGNDNSLHLPGTTWTSSGCLRCTCFKNNDMRCCDRMGRAFTETEGCIVKYDYRTCTFEVVHEKDSTIKCKYGAVGK, encoded by the exons ATG GGATTTTTGGCTCTGGGTTTGGTCTTTTGTGCCTTTGTTTCTTTAAGCGATTCTTACTGTTTCTTTTCCGCTCCAACATTag GAGCGAAACACTGTGTTGACGGTAATGATAATTCATTGCATTTACCGGGAACTACCTGGACAAGCAGCGGATGTCTCAGATGTACATGcttcaaaaataatgatatgAGATGCTGTGACAG GATGGGCAGGGCTTTTACCGAAACGGAAGGCTGCATTGTGAAGTATGATTACAGAACCTGCACATTTGAAGTTGTTCATGAAAAAGACAGCACCATTAAGTGTAAATATGGGGCCGTTGGAAAGTAA